The proteins below come from a single Burkholderia sp. FERM BP-3421 genomic window:
- a CDS encoding LacI family DNA-binding transcriptional regulator, with the protein MTESQSTAQRPATISDVAREAGTGKTSVSRYLNGETNVLSADLRKRIEVAIERLNYRPNQMARGLKRGRNRLLGLLAADLTNPYTVEVLQGVEAACHALGYMPLICHAANEVEMERRYLQLLTTYRVEGMIVNALGAEEAVLKPLRGGGIPTVLVDRTVEGFEADLIGLDNAAAIELGLRHLTEQGYQAVHFVVQPFTQVSSRRLREAAFRAAFARAGRSAPAPIVLDLKDPEAAQQALAALDALVGTAARTGGRLALFAANAPVALAIARHLRGRHGADWQRHVALLSIDDPEWAELIGITTIRQPTYEIGYRAVEFVHERIDGATGAVRETLLPGELIVRASTAS; encoded by the coding sequence GTGACTGAATCCCAGAGTACAGCGCAGCGTCCCGCGACCATCAGCGACGTGGCGCGTGAGGCCGGCACCGGCAAGACCAGCGTGTCGCGCTACCTGAACGGCGAGACCAACGTGTTGTCCGCCGATCTGCGCAAGCGGATCGAAGTCGCGATCGAACGGCTCAACTACCGGCCGAACCAGATGGCGCGCGGGCTCAAGCGCGGCCGCAACCGGCTGCTCGGCCTCCTGGCCGCCGACCTGACGAATCCTTACACCGTCGAGGTGCTGCAAGGCGTCGAGGCGGCCTGCCACGCGCTCGGCTACATGCCGCTCATCTGCCACGCGGCGAACGAAGTCGAGATGGAGCGCCGCTATCTGCAGCTGCTCACGACCTACCGGGTGGAGGGCATGATCGTCAACGCGCTCGGCGCGGAAGAGGCGGTGCTCAAGCCGCTGCGCGGCGGCGGCATCCCGACGGTGCTGGTCGACCGCACGGTCGAGGGCTTCGAGGCGGACCTGATCGGCCTCGACAACGCGGCGGCGATCGAGCTGGGCCTGCGGCACCTGACCGAGCAGGGCTACCAGGCGGTGCATTTCGTCGTGCAGCCGTTCACGCAGGTCAGTTCGCGGCGGTTGCGCGAGGCGGCCTTCCGCGCGGCGTTCGCACGCGCGGGCCGGTCCGCGCCGGCGCCGATCGTGCTGGACCTCAAGGATCCGGAGGCCGCGCAGCAGGCGCTCGCCGCGCTCGATGCGCTGGTCGGGACGGCCGCGCGCACGGGCGGCCGTCTCGCGCTGTTCGCGGCCAACGCGCCCGTCGCGCTCGCGATCGCGCGGCACCTGCGCGGCCGGCACGGCGCCGATTGGCAGCGCCATGTCGCGCTCCTGTCGATCGACGATCCCGAATGGGCGGAGCTGATCGGCATCACCACGATCCGCCAGCCCACCTACGAAATCGGCTATCGCGCGGTGGAATTCGTCCATGAGCGCATCGACGGCGCGACGGGCGCGGTGCGCGAAACGCTGCTGCCGGGCGAGCTGATCGTGCGCGCGTCGACCGCAAGCTGA
- a CDS encoding YhfC family glutamic-type intramembrane protease, whose translation MTVAPVTLAALIIATLFVALLPLALYRFLRRPMALDKRDAIIGVIVFTLFATLLERAFYGLVLSQPAAMQWFAKPAAFLAFSMATAALFEEVGRYLGMRVLARRYGGSAGDSRGLGHGIGYGGAQAWFVGVLVLGQWVYLAWLANRGQLNEQLATMPANLALRIQVMLATLSVQSITVMVLERVAALAFQVLLSVLMWRGVRAGKHWILPLLIIVHPLGDLPSILYNLGAVPFGWMIAGYVLIAALPALWLVRQCRPAAAAA comes from the coding sequence ATGACTGTTGCTCCCGTCACGCTGGCGGCGCTGATCATCGCCACGTTGTTCGTGGCGCTGCTGCCGCTTGCGCTGTACCGTTTCCTGCGCCGTCCGATGGCGCTCGACAAGCGCGATGCGATCATCGGCGTGATCGTGTTCACGCTGTTCGCGACCCTGCTCGAACGGGCCTTCTACGGGCTGGTCCTGTCGCAGCCGGCCGCGATGCAGTGGTTCGCGAAGCCGGCGGCCTTCCTCGCGTTCAGCATGGCGACGGCCGCGCTGTTCGAGGAAGTCGGCCGTTATCTCGGCATGCGCGTGCTCGCGCGGCGCTATGGCGGCTCGGCCGGCGACAGCCGCGGCCTGGGCCACGGCATCGGCTACGGCGGCGCGCAGGCGTGGTTCGTCGGCGTGCTGGTGCTCGGCCAGTGGGTGTACCTCGCCTGGCTCGCGAATCGCGGCCAACTGAACGAGCAGCTCGCGACCATGCCGGCCAATCTCGCGTTGCGCATCCAGGTGATGCTCGCGACGCTGTCGGTCCAGTCGATCACGGTGATGGTGCTCGAGCGCGTCGCCGCGCTCGCGTTCCAGGTGCTGCTGTCGGTGCTGATGTGGCGCGGCGTGCGCGCCGGCAAGCACTGGATCCTGCCGCTCCTGATCATCGTGCATCCGCTCGGCGACCTGCCGTCGATCCTCTACAATCTCGGCGCCGTGCCGTTCGGCTGGATGATCGCCGGCTACGTGCTGATCGCGGCGCTGCCCGCGCTCTGGCTCGTGCGCCAATGCCGCCCGGCGGCCGCGGCGGCCTAG
- a CDS encoding DUF3022 domain-containing protein translates to MEDYIYECASAEFDVLAHVVCDLFPEQTRFAERSDEAGRFLSVQWLGMRFGATPRRMTLDVRIAPAALARYLALAPQQRARSHAVLRAFIEAQLGSFEEMHAEGVAVPRESALLIDAPFA, encoded by the coding sequence ATGGAAGACTACATTTACGAATGCGCGAGCGCCGAGTTCGACGTGCTCGCGCACGTGGTCTGCGATCTGTTTCCCGAGCAGACCCGTTTCGCCGAACGCAGCGACGAGGCCGGCCGTTTCCTGTCGGTGCAGTGGCTCGGCATGCGCTTCGGCGCGACGCCGCGCCGCATGACGCTCGACGTGCGGATCGCGCCCGCCGCGCTGGCCCGCTATCTCGCGCTCGCGCCGCAGCAGCGCGCGCGCAGCCATGCGGTGCTGCGCGCGTTCATCGAGGCGCAGCTCGGCTCGTTCGAGGAAATGCATGCGGAAGGCGTGGCCGTGCCGCGCGAATCGGCGTTGCTGATCGACGCGCCGTTCGCGTAA
- a CDS encoding PGDYG domain-containing protein, giving the protein MIELNNLDLRADPAARRVVKNETVQVEFAAAAGELMSLEGLNRYVAGDALVTGSTGDRWVVSRARFDAKYLPVDAALAHGAAGAYRNRPAVVLAKRMDAPFSIARSADGDVLRGIAGDWVMQYAPGDYGVVQAPRFAQVYRDAD; this is encoded by the coding sequence ATGATCGAACTGAACAATCTCGACCTGCGCGCCGATCCGGCCGCGCGGCGTGTCGTCAAGAACGAAACGGTTCAGGTCGAGTTCGCCGCCGCCGCGGGCGAACTGATGAGCCTCGAAGGGCTCAACCGCTATGTCGCGGGCGACGCGCTCGTCACCGGCTCGACGGGCGACCGCTGGGTGGTGTCGCGCGCGCGCTTCGACGCGAAATACCTGCCCGTCGACGCGGCGCTCGCGCACGGCGCGGCGGGCGCCTATCGGAACCGCCCGGCCGTGGTGCTCGCGAAGCGCATGGACGCGCCCTTCTCGATCGCGCGCTCGGCCGACGGCGACGTGCTGCGCGGCATCGCGGGCGACTGGGTCATGCAGTACGCGCCGGGCGACTACGGCGTGGTGCAGGCGCCGCGCTTCGCGCAGGTGTATCGCGACGCCGACTGA
- a CDS encoding extracellular catalytic domain type 2 short-chain-length polyhydroxyalkanoate depolymerase translates to MKTSFRTLAMLITLAGSAALPAQRALGASPLPALGADPAQVSVSGLSSGGYMAVQYQVAYSASVKGAGIIAGGPYYCAAGNLVNTSICMGGVPGVPPNPSLMLGAAQGFAASGKIDALSNLQRVRLYLFSGTQDTVVRQPAVDATATFFRLAGVPSANLAYVSDVPAGHAFITPSMGNACNVNGSPYVNHCTVGQMPYDQAGVILTTIYGTLVPPAAQPTGRVVTFNQREFAPASSGMTDDAYAYVPQACGAGTACKVHVVFHGCLQTAAIVRDDTTYDSWADANGIIVLYPQVAATTVPYNPNGCWDWFAYTGQNYAWKSGVQMQAVHAMIARLVSAP, encoded by the coding sequence ATGAAAACATCATTTCGCACGCTTGCCATGCTGATCACGCTCGCCGGATCCGCGGCGCTGCCCGCGCAACGCGCCCTGGGCGCGTCGCCGCTGCCTGCTCTGGGCGCCGATCCGGCGCAGGTATCGGTATCCGGACTGTCGTCGGGCGGCTACATGGCGGTGCAGTATCAGGTGGCCTATTCGGCGTCGGTCAAGGGGGCGGGCATCATCGCGGGTGGTCCGTACTACTGCGCGGCGGGCAATCTGGTAAATACGAGCATCTGCATGGGGGGCGTACCCGGCGTGCCGCCCAATCCTTCGCTGATGCTGGGCGCGGCGCAAGGCTTCGCGGCGAGCGGAAAGATCGACGCGCTTTCGAACCTGCAGCGGGTGCGGCTCTATTTGTTCAGTGGTACGCAAGACACCGTTGTCCGGCAGCCGGCGGTGGATGCGACCGCGACGTTCTTCCGGCTCGCGGGCGTGCCGTCCGCCAATCTCGCCTATGTGAGCGACGTGCCGGCCGGCCATGCGTTCATCACGCCGTCGATGGGCAATGCGTGCAACGTGAATGGCTCACCTTACGTGAACCATTGCACCGTCGGACAGATGCCTTACGACCAGGCGGGCGTGATCCTGACGACGATCTACGGCACGCTCGTGCCGCCCGCCGCGCAGCCGACCGGGCGCGTCGTCACCTTCAACCAGCGCGAGTTCGCGCCGGCGTCGAGCGGCATGACGGACGATGCCTACGCCTATGTGCCGCAGGCGTGCGGCGCGGGCACCGCATGCAAGGTGCACGTGGTGTTCCACGGCTGCCTGCAGACGGCGGCCATCGTGCGCGACGACACCACCTACGACAGCTGGGCCGACGCGAACGGCATCATCGTGCTGTACCCGCAAGTGGCGGCGACGACGGTGCCTTACAATCCGAACGGCTGTTGGGACTGGTTCGCGTATACGGGGCAGAACTATGCGTGGAAATCGGGCGTGCAGATGCAGGCGGTGCACGCGATGATCGCGCGGCTCGTGTCCGCGCCTTGA
- a CDS encoding Spy/CpxP family protein refolding chaperone — protein MKQRSLILAAALALSSAFAHAQTPAAAPAADTASSAQRTARHEARVEERISYLHDQLKITSAQEAQWKAFADTMRDNGDTMGRLYRERLANKSVSALDDMKQYADLAQANADGAKKLAETFAPLYDAFPADQKALADTTFRKWLQGPANGHRKPAKHGKADAKAAPAEQASAPAAQ, from the coding sequence ATGAAACAACGCTCGCTGATCCTAGCCGCCGCGCTCGCGCTGTCGAGCGCCTTCGCCCACGCGCAGACCCCGGCCGCCGCGCCCGCCGCCGACACCGCCTCGTCCGCGCAGCGCACGGCGCGCCATGAGGCACGCGTCGAGGAGCGCATCAGCTATCTGCACGACCAGCTGAAGATCACGTCGGCGCAGGAAGCGCAATGGAAGGCCTTCGCGGATACGATGCGCGACAACGGCGACACGATGGGCCGCCTGTATCGCGAGCGGCTCGCGAACAAGAGCGTCTCGGCGCTCGACGACATGAAGCAGTACGCGGACCTCGCCCAGGCGAACGCCGACGGCGCGAAGAAGCTCGCGGAGACGTTCGCGCCGCTGTACGACGCGTTCCCGGCCGACCAGAAGGCGCTGGCCGACACGACCTTCCGCAAGTGGCTGCAGGGCCCCGCCAACGGGCACCGCAAGCCGGCCAAGCACGGCAAGGCCGACGCCAAGGCGGCGCCCGCCGAGCAGGCCAGCGCGCCCGCCGCGCAGTAG
- a CDS encoding LysR family transcriptional regulator, translated as MDKLASMEIFVGVVEAGSLTAAAERAGISAAMAGKHVKALEIQLGTRLLTRTTRTQSLTEIGREYYERCRQILADVKDADAVAEAMTTAPRGVLKVTAPLTYGVEVFAPAITAYLDACPEVSVELDLSNRIIDLVDEGFDAAIRIGPLADSGLVGRPLAPYRVRAVAAPAYLARAGVPRTPADLERHECLGLLHSGKEGGWRFAGAELPVAPRGRFRATSAQALREAALQGFGIAMQPEALFARELASGALVPVLDAYMPAPSRVHLLYPRDRRATPKLTSFVEFVVGRLGA; from the coding sequence GTGGATAAACTCGCCAGCATGGAAATCTTCGTCGGCGTGGTGGAGGCCGGCAGCCTGACGGCCGCGGCCGAACGGGCCGGCATCTCGGCCGCGATGGCCGGCAAGCACGTCAAGGCGCTCGAGATCCAGCTCGGCACCCGGCTGCTGACCCGCACCACCCGCACCCAGAGCCTGACCGAGATCGGCCGCGAATATTACGAGCGGTGCCGGCAGATCCTCGCCGACGTGAAGGATGCCGATGCGGTTGCGGAAGCGATGACGACCGCGCCGCGCGGCGTGCTCAAGGTGACCGCGCCGCTGACCTATGGGGTCGAGGTGTTCGCGCCCGCGATCACCGCGTATCTCGATGCGTGTCCGGAGGTGTCGGTGGAACTGGATCTGTCGAACCGGATCATCGATCTCGTCGACGAGGGCTTCGATGCGGCGATCCGGATCGGGCCGCTCGCCGATTCCGGGCTGGTCGGCCGGCCGCTCGCGCCGTACCGGGTGCGCGCGGTCGCCGCGCCGGCCTATCTCGCGCGCGCCGGCGTGCCGCGCACGCCGGCCGATCTCGAACGGCACGAATGCCTCGGTCTGCTGCATTCGGGCAAGGAGGGCGGCTGGCGCTTCGCGGGCGCGGAGCTGCCGGTCGCGCCGCGCGGCCGGTTCCGCGCGACCAGCGCGCAGGCGCTGCGCGAGGCCGCGCTGCAGGGCTTCGGCATCGCGATGCAACCGGAAGCGCTGTTCGCGAGGGAACTGGCGAGCGGCGCGCTGGTGCCCGTGCTCGACGCCTACATGCCGGCGCCGTCGCGCGTGCATCTGCTGTATCCGCGCGATCGCCGCGCGACGCCCAAGCTCACGAGCTTCGTCGAGTTCGTGGTCGGGCGGTTGGGCGCCTAG
- a CDS encoding Lrp/AsnC family transcriptional regulator: MRPPRLDQLDELDRSLVALLQADARASVADLARQLDVARTTVLARIARLERSQVIAGYSVRLGQDVLDASIYAYVGIILAPKFGKDVLKRLDRMPEVQLLCAVSGEYDYVAWLRADSPERLNDLLDQIGALDGVERTTTSIILSRKIDRGSFGG, translated from the coding sequence ATGCGTCCACCCCGTCTCGACCAGCTCGACGAACTCGACCGCAGCCTCGTTGCGCTGCTGCAGGCCGATGCGCGCGCAAGCGTCGCCGACCTCGCGCGCCAGCTCGACGTCGCGCGCACCACCGTGCTTGCCCGGATCGCCCGGCTCGAACGCAGCCAGGTCATCGCGGGCTACAGCGTGCGGCTCGGCCAGGACGTGCTCGATGCGAGCATCTATGCGTATGTCGGCATCATCCTCGCGCCGAAGTTCGGCAAGGACGTGCTCAAGCGGCTCGACCGCATGCCGGAAGTGCAACTGCTGTGCGCGGTCAGCGGCGAGTACGACTACGTCGCATGGTTGCGCGCCGATTCACCCGAGCGCCTGAACGATCTGCTCGACCAGATCGGCGCGCTCGACGGCGTCGAACGCACCACCACGTCGATCATCCTGTCGCGCAAGATCGATCGCGGATCGTTCGGCGGTTGA
- a CDS encoding saccharopine dehydrogenase family protein, whose product MKVAIVGAGLIGHTIAHLLRETGDYEVVAFDRDADALAKLSAQGIDTRRVDSADANAIRDALKGFDALVNALPYYLAVNVAAAAKAAGVHYFDLTEDVRATHAIRSLAEGTGHAFMPQCGLAPGFIGIAAHELVKGFTEVRDVKMRVGALPEYPTNALKYNLTWSVDGLINEYCQPCEAIRDGRQQWVQPLEGLEHFSLDGIEYEAFNTSGGLGTLCETLSGKVESLDYKSVRYPGHRDLIQFLLEDLRLASDRDTLKTIMRRSVPSTKQDVVLVFVTVTGMKDGQLVQDVFTRKIFAKEVCGMPMSAIQITTAGAMCAVLDLFRERVLPQSGFVRQEQVPLQAFLANRFGKLYDGGTLERMHALA is encoded by the coding sequence ATGAAAGTCGCGATCGTCGGCGCGGGCCTCATCGGCCACACCATTGCCCATCTGCTGCGCGAGACGGGCGATTACGAGGTCGTCGCGTTCGACCGCGATGCCGATGCGCTCGCCAAGCTGTCGGCGCAGGGCATCGACACGCGACGCGTCGATTCCGCGGATGCGAACGCGATCCGCGACGCGCTCAAGGGCTTCGACGCACTCGTCAACGCGCTGCCGTACTACCTCGCGGTCAACGTCGCGGCCGCGGCGAAAGCCGCCGGCGTGCATTACTTCGACCTGACCGAGGACGTGCGCGCGACGCATGCGATCCGCAGCCTCGCCGAAGGCACGGGCCATGCATTCATGCCGCAGTGCGGCCTCGCGCCGGGCTTCATCGGCATCGCCGCGCACGAGCTGGTCAAGGGCTTCACCGAAGTGCGCGACGTCAAGATGCGGGTCGGCGCGCTGCCCGAGTACCCGACCAACGCGCTCAAATACAACCTGACCTGGAGCGTCGACGGGCTCATCAACGAGTACTGCCAGCCGTGCGAAGCGATCCGCGATGGTCGCCAGCAGTGGGTGCAGCCGCTCGAAGGGCTCGAGCATTTCTCGCTCGACGGCATCGAATACGAGGCGTTCAACACCTCGGGCGGCCTCGGCACGCTGTGCGAGACGCTGTCGGGCAAGGTCGAGTCGCTCGACTACAAGTCGGTGCGCTATCCGGGCCATCGCGATCTGATCCAGTTCCTGCTCGAGGATCTGCGGCTCGCGAGCGACCGCGACACGCTCAAGACGATCATGCGCCGCTCGGTGCCGTCGACGAAGCAGGACGTGGTGCTCGTGTTCGTCACCGTGACCGGCATGAAGGACGGCCAGCTGGTGCAGGACGTGTTCACCCGCAAGATCTTCGCGAAGGAAGTGTGCGGGATGCCGATGAGCGCGATCCAGATCACGACCGCGGGCGCGATGTGCGCGGTGCTCGACCTGTTCCGCGAACGCGTGCTGCCGCAGAGCGGCTTCGTGCGTCAGGAGCAGGTGCCGCTGCAGGCGTTCCTCGCGAACCGCTTCGGCAAGCTGTACGACGGCGGGACGCTGGAACGCATGCACGCGCTCGCATAA
- a CDS encoding AAA family ATPase translates to MTSLVFFCGHAGTGKTTLAKRLIGPLARTTGKAFCLLDKDTLYGRYSAAAMGALTQDPNDRDSPLYLRHLRDPEYQGLLDTARENLELGTSVIVVGPLSREVRDGRLLNRQWLGIGPEVELRVVWVHVSEDVAHARIAARGNPNDAYKLAHWEEYRQRRFAPTGDACNGLLQFDNTAPVGADYDALLRALAPPSGAMVPPLPA, encoded by the coding sequence GTGACCTCCCTGGTGTTCTTCTGCGGTCATGCCGGCACCGGCAAGACCACGCTCGCGAAGCGGCTGATCGGGCCGCTCGCGCGCACGACGGGCAAGGCCTTCTGCCTGCTCGACAAGGACACGCTGTACGGGCGCTACAGCGCGGCCGCGATGGGCGCGTTGACCCAGGATCCGAACGACCGCGACAGCCCGCTTTACCTGCGCCACCTGCGCGACCCGGAATACCAGGGGTTGCTCGACACCGCCCGCGAGAATCTCGAACTCGGCACCAGCGTCATCGTGGTGGGGCCGCTGTCGCGCGAAGTGCGCGACGGCCGGCTGTTGAACCGCCAGTGGCTCGGCATCGGCCCGGAGGTCGAGTTGCGCGTGGTATGGGTCCATGTGTCCGAGGACGTCGCGCACGCGCGCATCGCCGCGCGCGGCAATCCCAACGACGCCTACAAGCTCGCGCACTGGGAGGAATACCGGCAGCGCCGCTTCGCGCCGACGGGCGACGCGTGCAACGGCCTGCTGCAGTTCGACAACACCGCGCCCGTCGGCGCCGATTACGACGCGCTGCTGCGCGCGCTGGCGCCGCCGTCCGGCGCGATGGTGCCGCCGCTGCCGGCCTGA
- the cydX gene encoding cytochrome bd-I oxidase subunit CydX produces MWYFSWILGIGVALGFGIINVMWLESNGRFPNDGEAPADAGSRLP; encoded by the coding sequence ATGTGGTATTTCTCGTGGATACTCGGCATTGGCGTGGCGCTCGGGTTCGGCATCATCAACGTCATGTGGCTCGAATCGAACGGCCGGTTCCCGAACGACGGCGAAGCGCCGGCCGACGCCGGAAGCCGCCTGCCGTGA
- the corA gene encoding magnesium/cobalt transporter CorA, whose amino-acid sequence MLINCVAYQDGRKLADIDIDHISDYVARPECFVWVALKDPSPEDIERMGEEFGLHELALEDARKGHQRPKIEEYGDSLFAVLHTVEIDEQDEFQIGELNVFVGPNYVLSIRNHTPHGFQDVRTRCEREPHLLKEGSAFVFYALMDQVVDRYFPTLEALGAELEELEDRIFAKSNLAASRATIEDLYLLKRRLVMLYQHTAPLIEPLSKLFGGRTPQICNGMEHYFRDVYDHLLRIVKTIEGRREMVVTAIQVNLGMISLAESEVTKRLGSFAALFAIPTMIAGIYGMNFNNMPELRWEYGFYACLGLMLVTDVVLWWRFRKAGWL is encoded by the coding sequence ATGCTGATCAACTGCGTTGCATACCAAGATGGCCGCAAGCTCGCCGACATCGACATCGACCATATCAGCGACTATGTCGCGCGCCCCGAATGCTTCGTGTGGGTCGCGCTCAAGGATCCGTCGCCCGAGGACATCGAGCGCATGGGCGAGGAGTTCGGCCTGCACGAGCTGGCGCTCGAGGACGCCCGCAAGGGCCACCAGCGTCCGAAGATCGAGGAATACGGCGATTCGCTGTTCGCGGTGCTGCACACGGTCGAGATCGACGAGCAGGATGAATTCCAGATCGGCGAACTCAATGTGTTCGTCGGCCCGAACTACGTGCTGTCGATCCGCAACCATACGCCGCACGGCTTCCAGGACGTGCGCACGCGCTGCGAGCGCGAGCCGCATCTGCTGAAGGAGGGCTCGGCGTTCGTGTTCTACGCGTTGATGGATCAGGTCGTGGATCGCTACTTCCCGACGCTCGAGGCGCTGGGCGCCGAGCTGGAGGAACTCGAAGACCGCATCTTCGCGAAATCGAACCTCGCGGCCTCGCGCGCCACCATCGAGGATCTCTATCTGCTCAAGCGCCGCCTCGTGATGCTGTACCAGCACACGGCGCCGCTCATCGAGCCGCTGTCGAAGCTGTTCGGCGGACGCACGCCGCAGATCTGCAACGGCATGGAGCACTATTTCCGCGACGTGTACGACCACCTGCTGCGCATCGTGAAGACGATCGAAGGACGCCGCGAGATGGTGGTCACGGCGATCCAGGTGAATCTCGGCATGATCTCGCTCGCGGAGAGCGAGGTGACGAAGCGGCTCGGCTCGTTCGCCGCGCTGTTCGCGATCCCGACGATGATCGCCGGGATCTACGGGATGAACTTCAACAACATGCCCGAGCTGCGCTGGGAATATGGCTTCTATGCCTGCCTCGGACTGATGCTCGTCACCGATGTCGTGTTGTGGTGGCGCTTCAGGAAGGCGGGCTGGCTGTAG
- a CDS encoding YciI-like protein, producing MYYQLTYDLVDDYLERRGAYRADHLALAQAATARGELLLAGALADPADHAVLVFQGDAPAVAEAFARADPYVLNGLVTHWRVRQWNVVVGRCAQG from the coding sequence ATGTACTACCAGTTGACCTACGATCTCGTCGACGACTACCTCGAACGGCGCGGCGCGTATCGCGCCGACCATCTCGCGCTCGCCCAGGCCGCGACGGCGCGCGGCGAACTGCTGCTCGCGGGCGCGCTCGCCGACCCGGCCGACCATGCGGTGCTGGTGTTCCAGGGTGACGCACCGGCCGTCGCGGAAGCCTTCGCGCGCGCCGATCCGTATGTGCTCAACGGGCTGGTGACGCACTGGCGCGTGCGCCAGTGGAACGTGGTGGTCGGCCGCTGCGCGCAGGGCTGA